A genomic region of Rhizobium sp. NXC24 contains the following coding sequences:
- a CDS encoding SDR family oxidoreductase, producing the protein MSIFHRFSLKGRVALVTGSGRGLGLEMAKALAGAGAHVVINGRTAATLDSAVETIRAAGGTAEAAAFDIADHEAQRATMADIERNHGRLDILINNVGARDRRPLADFDDEAILALLNTDLAASIALSRNAARLMKRHGHGRLISVTSISGHVAMPGDCVYPAAKQGLTGLMRGMAVEFGPHGITSNAIAPGWFATETNAAMAANEELMPFVRQRIPVQRWGRPDEIAGAALFLASDAASFVNGHVLTVDGGMTVRM; encoded by the coding sequence ATGAGCATATTCCATAGATTTTCGCTCAAGGGTCGGGTCGCGCTCGTCACCGGTAGTGGTCGCGGTCTCGGTCTGGAGATGGCGAAGGCGCTTGCCGGCGCAGGAGCGCATGTCGTCATCAATGGGCGTACGGCCGCGACGTTAGACAGCGCCGTGGAAACCATCCGCGCGGCAGGCGGCACCGCCGAAGCTGCCGCTTTCGACATCGCCGATCACGAGGCGCAGCGTGCGACAATGGCGGATATCGAAAGGAACCACGGCCGGCTCGACATACTGATCAACAATGTCGGCGCCCGTGACAGACGCCCGCTGGCCGACTTCGACGACGAAGCGATCCTTGCTCTCCTCAACACGGATCTGGCTGCCTCGATTGCGCTCTCGCGCAACGCTGCACGCCTGATGAAACGTCATGGTCATGGACGGTTGATCTCGGTAACCTCGATCAGCGGCCATGTCGCCATGCCGGGAGACTGCGTCTACCCTGCGGCCAAACAAGGGCTCACTGGCCTTATGCGCGGCATGGCCGTGGAATTTGGCCCGCACGGCATCACAAGCAATGCCATCGCACCGGGTTGGTTCGCGACGGAAACGAACGCCGCGATGGCGGCAAACGAAGAGCTTATGCCCTTCGTGCGCCAGCGCATTCCCGTTCAACGCTGGGGCCGTCCTGACGAGATCGCCGGCGCGGCACTATTTCTCGCCAGCGACGCCGCCTCCTTTGTCAACGGTCATGTGCTGACCGTCGACGGCGGCATGACCGTCAGGATGTGA